From Echinicola soli, a single genomic window includes:
- a CDS encoding efflux RND transporter periplasmic adaptor subunit yields the protein MLLKETHFKYFPLPLILMAGIIFFGCKEEKKVDEGLPLPVISLKEEKAARSYQYLGSIEGVENVEIRPQVDGILEQIYVDEGDFVEKGQSLFKINNQPYMENLKNAQANVELEKAKLRKAQTEIDRLQPLIDNEVISEVRMQTTLADYEVAKSSLEQAEAVAANMRINLDFTTIKAPVNGFMGRIPRSIGNVVKKTDSEPLTTLSNVHEVYVYFSMSESDYLYYERMKKDSNSKKLNPNVKLILADGSIYDKVGTIDANSGQINRSTGSIALRARFSNPDTLLRSGNTGKILMEQIYPDAILIPQGATASIHDKKFVYTLNDDNTVNRIEIKIEGRSGKKYIVSDGSLSPDDRIVTSGLDKLTDGVKVKPLQQGQLLSSDE from the coding sequence ATGTTATTAAAAGAAACTCACTTCAAGTATTTTCCTTTGCCATTGATTTTAATGGCAGGTATTATATTTTTTGGGTGCAAGGAAGAAAAAAAGGTAGATGAGGGTTTGCCCCTTCCTGTAATCAGCCTAAAAGAAGAAAAGGCTGCACGGTCCTATCAGTATCTTGGATCCATTGAAGGAGTTGAAAATGTCGAAATCCGCCCCCAGGTGGATGGTATTCTGGAACAAATCTATGTGGATGAAGGGGATTTTGTAGAGAAAGGTCAGTCCCTTTTCAAAATCAACAACCAACCCTACATGGAAAACCTCAAAAATGCTCAAGCCAACGTAGAATTGGAAAAAGCCAAACTCCGTAAGGCCCAAACAGAGATCGATCGCTTACAGCCCCTCATTGATAATGAGGTGATCTCTGAAGTAAGAATGCAAACTACGCTGGCAGATTATGAAGTAGCGAAGTCTTCCTTGGAACAAGCAGAAGCCGTAGCTGCCAACATGCGTATTAACCTGGATTTTACCACCATCAAAGCTCCAGTTAATGGGTTTATGGGCAGAATTCCCCGCTCCATCGGTAACGTGGTCAAGAAAACGGATTCAGAGCCTTTGACGACCCTTTCCAACGTCCATGAAGTGTATGTCTATTTTTCCATGAGTGAATCAGACTACCTATATTATGAAAGAATGAAAAAGGATTCGAACTCCAAAAAACTGAATCCTAATGTAAAGCTGATTTTGGCAGATGGAAGCATTTATGACAAAGTAGGGACGATTGACGCCAACTCTGGTCAGATCAACCGCTCTACCGGGTCCATTGCCCTACGTGCACGTTTTTCCAATCCTGACACCCTCTTAAGATCTGGAAACACGGGAAAAATCCTTATGGAACAGATTTACCCTGATGCCATTTTGATCCCGCAGGGAGCCACCGCTTCAATTCATGACAAAAAATTTGTTTACACTTTAAACGATGACAACACCGTAAACCGCATAGAGATCAAAATAGAAGGAAGGTCTGGGAAAAAATACATCGTCAGTGATGGCTCCTTATCCCCTGATGACCGCATTGTAACTTCCGGACTGGATAAGTTAACGGATGGGGTAAAAGTAAAACCACTCCAGCAAGGCCAGCTACTCTCCTCTGACGAATAG
- a CDS encoding arginine decarboxylase gives MNKYIDLIQQTFDFPTKEFKVEDDKLFFNGVNLMEIIEEYGTPLKLTYLPKISESIQNAKTYFNNAMQAHDYHGNYTYCYCTKSSHFSFVLDEALKNDIHIETSSTFDIPLVRSLYEKGKITKDTHIVCNGFKRDLYKQYISELLNDGFQNCIPVLDNLTEIDYYLEHVKVPFKVGIRIAADEEPKFGFYTSRLGVRYKDIIDLYEKKIKDNPNVSLKMLHFFINSGIRDTAYYWSELTRFIQKYVDLKAVCPELDTMDIGGGWPIKTNVFFDYDYQYMADQIVKNIKWMCAKNNTVEPNIFTEFGSYTVGESGAVLYSILEEKLQNDKELWYMIDGSFITQLPDSWGLNQKYIMLAVNNWKEEYHNINLGGLTCDSMDYYNSEAHQYNIYLPKKTDKKPQYIGFFHTGAYQESLGGYGGIQHCLIPAPKHVLIDRNTDGTIKHKLFAEEQNSDSMLKTLGY, from the coding sequence ATGAACAAATACATTGATTTAATCCAACAAACTTTTGACTTCCCCACCAAGGAATTCAAGGTAGAAGATGATAAACTGTTTTTTAATGGTGTAAACCTGATGGAGATCATCGAAGAGTACGGTACACCACTAAAACTTACGTATCTTCCAAAAATCAGTGAAAGCATCCAGAATGCAAAGACGTATTTTAACAATGCGATGCAAGCGCATGACTATCATGGTAATTATACCTATTGTTACTGCACCAAGTCATCCCATTTTAGTTTTGTGCTGGATGAGGCGCTTAAGAATGATATTCATATAGAAACTTCCTCTACATTCGATATCCCTTTGGTAAGAAGTCTCTATGAAAAGGGTAAAATCACCAAGGATACTCATATCGTCTGCAATGGATTTAAGCGAGATTTATACAAGCAATATATTTCGGAATTGCTGAATGATGGTTTCCAAAATTGTATCCCCGTATTGGACAACTTGACAGAAATCGATTACTACCTGGAACATGTCAAGGTTCCCTTTAAGGTAGGTATTAGGATTGCTGCTGATGAAGAGCCCAAGTTCGGCTTTTATACTTCACGGCTAGGGGTGAGGTACAAGGATATTATTGATTTGTATGAAAAGAAAATCAAGGATAATCCCAATGTAAGTCTTAAAATGCTACATTTCTTTATCAATTCAGGAATCAGGGATACGGCGTATTACTGGTCAGAGTTGACACGGTTTATCCAAAAATATGTGGACTTGAAGGCGGTATGTCCTGAGCTGGACACCATGGACATCGGTGGAGGATGGCCGATTAAGACCAATGTCTTTTTCGATTATGATTACCAATACATGGCTGATCAGATCGTAAAGAATATCAAATGGATGTGCGCTAAAAATAATACGGTGGAACCAAATATATTTACTGAATTTGGGAGCTATACCGTGGGTGAGAGCGGCGCAGTTTTATATTCCATTTTGGAAGAAAAACTCCAAAATGATAAGGAATTATGGTATATGATCGATGGTTCCTTTATCACCCAATTGCCCGACAGCTGGGGACTAAACCAAAAGTACATCATGCTGGCCGTGAACAATTGGAAAGAAGAATATCATAATATCAACTTGGGAGGGTTGACCTGTGACAGTATGGACTATTACAATTCCGAAGCCCATCAATACAATATTTACCTTCCCAAAAAGACCGACAAAAAACCGCAATACATTGGTTTTTTTCATACCGGTGCCTATCAGGAATCACTGGGCGGCTATGGGGGGATTCAGCACTGTCTGATTCCAGCTCCAAAGCACGTCCTGATTGACAGAAATACAGATGGTACGATAAAGCATAAATTATTTGCCGAGGAACAAAACAGCGATAGCATGCTGAAGACCTTGGGGTATTGA
- a CDS encoding alanine racemase, with product MSLQTSINSPTLLVNEAICKANIARMAKKAKEHQLSLIPHFKTHQSLEIGNWYKEFGIDEISVSSIQMAAYFAKQYWENIHIAFPFNPLETDLLNTLAKDHSISVQLVNAPVAQILASQLTNSVGFFIEIDAGYGRAGVEVSDFGKIEDIMRIANRSDKLEFKGFYIHAGHTYHADQMGIHQIHGQTKAALRMLKDKYCDEFPMLVTRSGDTPSCSIENDFTGIDEIGPGNFVFYDLTQANIGSCDKSDIAIALAAPVVDIKKEKHEILVHSGGVHLAKDVLINPDGTKNYGEIVLLNEHGWTIPTKTSFLKSISQEHGVIKATDELLSKVEIGYVLGILPVHSCMTADCMRIYFNLKGEKLDHLKGLKAN from the coding sequence ATGTCCCTCCAGACCTCCATTAATTCACCCACCCTATTGGTCAATGAAGCTATTTGTAAAGCAAATATTGCCCGTATGGCGAAAAAGGCCAAGGAACATCAATTATCCCTTATTCCCCATTTCAAAACACACCAATCACTTGAAATAGGAAATTGGTACAAGGAATTTGGCATTGATGAGATCAGCGTTTCTTCCATTCAGATGGCAGCATATTTTGCTAAACAGTATTGGGAAAATATACACATTGCTTTTCCCTTTAACCCATTGGAGACCGACCTACTGAATACGCTGGCAAAGGATCATTCCATTTCTGTACAGCTGGTCAATGCCCCCGTAGCGCAGATACTCGCCAGTCAACTAACCAATTCTGTGGGATTTTTTATTGAAATAGACGCGGGCTATGGCAGGGCCGGTGTGGAAGTAAGTGATTTTGGAAAGATCGAAGATATCATGCGGATTGCTAATCGGTCCGACAAACTTGAGTTCAAAGGGTTTTATATCCATGCAGGACACACCTATCATGCGGATCAAATGGGAATCCATCAAATTCATGGGCAGACCAAAGCTGCCTTGAGAATGCTGAAAGACAAATATTGTGATGAATTCCCCATGCTCGTCACCAGAAGCGGAGACACGCCTAGTTGTTCGATAGAAAATGACTTTACAGGAATCGACGAAATAGGCCCTGGTAATTTTGTGTTTTATGATCTCACGCAGGCCAATATTGGAAGTTGTGACAAATCTGACATCGCCATTGCACTGGCAGCTCCAGTAGTGGACATTAAGAAGGAAAAGCACGAAATACTGGTTCACAGTGGTGGTGTTCACCTGGCCAAAGACGTTCTGATCAATCCTGACGGTACTAAAAACTATGGTGAAATAGTGTTATTGAACGAGCATGGTTGGACCATCCCAACTAAAACATCCTTCCTTAAAAGCATCAGCCAAGAGCATGGAGTTATAAAGGCTACAGACGAGCTGCTTTCGAAGGTGGAAATTGGATATGTCTTAGGAATCCTTCCTGTCCATAGCTGTATGACAGCGGATTGCATGCGTATTTACTTCAATTTAAAGGGAGAAAAACTGGACCATTTAAAAGGTCTGAAAGCCAACTGA